In Pseudomonas fluorescens, the following are encoded in one genomic region:
- a CDS encoding glycosyltransferase family 2 protein encodes MKISLIVPVFNEEQSINLFYQAVRRELKLGGTEVEIVFINDGSSDRTAEQAAALAQADDQVMLINFSRNFGKEPALFAGLEHASGDAVIPMDVDLQDPINVIPLLIEQWQKGADVVLAKRRNRAADGYLRRHSASIFYHVLNRIAYTRIEENVGDFRLMDRKVVDVIRSLPEHQLFMKGVLSWAGFNTVVVEFERPGRVVGSSKFNVWKLWNLALEGVTSFSTVPLRLWTYVGGGISIFAVLYAVYMVLDKVFFGNSVPGYPSLMTAILFLGGVQLIGIGILGEYIGRIYIEAKHRPRYVIKDIVGGKDRGRR; translated from the coding sequence ATGAAAATCTCGCTCATTGTCCCGGTGTTCAACGAAGAGCAGTCAATCAACCTGTTTTATCAGGCGGTGCGACGGGAGTTGAAGCTGGGCGGCACCGAAGTCGAGATCGTGTTCATCAACGATGGCAGCTCCGACCGCACGGCCGAACAGGCTGCGGCACTGGCGCAGGCGGACGATCAGGTCATGCTGATCAATTTCTCGCGCAACTTCGGCAAGGAACCGGCACTGTTTGCCGGCCTGGAGCACGCCAGCGGCGATGCCGTGATTCCCATGGATGTCGACCTGCAGGACCCGATCAACGTCATTCCGTTGTTGATCGAGCAGTGGCAAAAGGGTGCCGACGTGGTCCTCGCCAAACGTCGCAACCGGGCCGCCGACGGCTACCTCAGGCGCCACAGCGCGTCGATTTTCTACCATGTGCTCAATCGCATCGCCTACACCCGCATCGAGGAAAACGTCGGGGACTTTCGGCTGATGGATCGTAAGGTGGTCGACGTGATCCGGTCCCTGCCCGAGCACCAGTTGTTCATGAAAGGTGTGTTGTCGTGGGCCGGGTTCAACACCGTGGTGGTGGAGTTCGAGCGGCCAGGAAGGGTGGTGGGGAGCAGCAAGTTCAATGTCTGGAAGCTGTGGAACCTGGCACTGGAAGGCGTGACCTCGTTCAGTACCGTGCCGCTGCGCTTGTGGACTTACGTCGGTGGCGGCATTTCGATTTTCGCGGTGCTCTATGCGGTGTACATGGTGCTGGACAAGGTTTTCTTCGGCAACAGCGTCCCCGGTTATCCGTCGCTGATGACCGCCATCCTGTTTCTCGGCGGCGTGCAACTGATCGGCATCGGCATCCTCGGCGAGTACATCGGTCGCATCTACATCGAGGCCAAGCACCGGCCGCGCTATGTGATCAAAGACATCGTCGGCGGTAAAGACCGGGGCAGGCGTTAG
- a CDS encoding glucosyltransferase domain-containing protein, which produces MGRFSDFFVRELSRHQVWRFFLFATLVYVLPLILADYPYIDDNWRSLSAGMAWAEQGRLFTQLFYNALTFSHAAPNIFPLPLLIATLAMASALTSLTFHYFHKPSVACCLVLLPLWYSPFFLQNLSYQYDGPTTALSLVAVIYAITFRHPWRSVQWLVPAFLIALALGLYQVSLNVFLGLCCLELLRAANDKTAPVPWRDLLGWKAAQVILGGLIYSVSAYLFMDSNRTLLLDWTAHPSLQIQINIARVLEKVVLLFHGGWLWVFGGLLLLAIAGAVRLGLNVAARQEGGPKKLLIGLMCLLTLPLVTLLVSGVALIFRDFNEGARTLMGFAVLLVLLFYLGHLALASIHERLPLLLMIPLLAMLSLSFAHGRVLTVQKTFASTALAGLAYDIASHQSLREAKRIYISVSYSDYWLVAAAGSFKQLPVLHYLLNTDFYMLAENLPKAGITNVVAERERRNATRVGFQGYPALVDRQFYRIYLIGDYGFIVMKEPTPSKTLRW; this is translated from the coding sequence ATGGGCCGGTTCAGCGACTTCTTCGTTCGCGAGCTCAGTCGGCATCAGGTCTGGCGGTTTTTTCTGTTCGCCACCCTGGTGTATGTCCTGCCGTTGATCCTCGCGGATTATCCCTACATCGATGACAACTGGCGTTCGCTGTCGGCGGGCATGGCCTGGGCCGAGCAGGGCCGACTCTTCACCCAGCTGTTCTACAACGCGCTGACCTTCAGCCATGCCGCGCCAAACATCTTTCCCTTGCCCTTGTTGATCGCCACGCTGGCCATGGCGTCGGCGCTGACCAGCCTGACGTTCCATTACTTTCACAAGCCAAGCGTCGCTTGTTGCCTGGTGCTGTTGCCGCTCTGGTACAGCCCGTTCTTCCTGCAGAACCTGTCCTATCAATACGACGGTCCCACCACGGCCCTGAGCCTGGTGGCGGTGATCTACGCCATCACCTTTCGTCACCCGTGGCGCAGCGTGCAATGGCTGGTGCCGGCGTTCCTGATTGCACTGGCGCTGGGGTTGTATCAGGTCAGCCTGAATGTGTTCCTGGGCCTGTGTTGCCTGGAGTTGCTCAGGGCTGCCAACGATAAAACGGCCCCGGTTCCATGGCGTGACCTGCTGGGCTGGAAAGCCGCCCAGGTCATCCTCGGCGGGTTGATCTACAGCGTTAGTGCTTATCTGTTCATGGACTCGAATCGCACATTGCTGCTCGATTGGACGGCGCATCCCTCATTGCAGATCCAGATCAACATTGCCCGGGTCCTGGAAAAAGTCGTGCTGTTGTTCCATGGCGGATGGCTCTGGGTGTTCGGCGGGTTGCTGTTGCTTGCGATAGCCGGGGCGGTGCGGTTGGGATTGAACGTAGCGGCGCGTCAGGAAGGCGGGCCGAAGAAGCTGTTGATCGGCCTGATGTGCTTGCTGACATTGCCCTTGGTGACGCTGCTGGTGTCCGGTGTCGCGCTGATTTTCCGCGACTTCAACGAAGGCGCCCGCACCTTGATGGGCTTCGCCGTGCTGCTGGTATTGCTGTTCTACCTGGGGCATCTGGCGCTGGCGTCGATTCATGAGCGCCTGCCACTGCTGTTGATGATTCCTCTGCTGGCCATGTTGTCGCTGTCGTTCGCCCATGGCCGGGTGCTGACGGTGCAGAAAACCTTTGCGTCCACGGCGCTGGCCGGTCTTGCGTACGACATCGCCAGCCATCAGTCGCTGCGCGAGGCCAAGAGGATCTACATCTCGGTGAGTTATTCCGACTATTGGTTAGTGGCGGCGGCAGGCTCATTCAAGCAGTTGCCGGTGCTGCACTACCTGCTCAATACCGACTTTTACATGCTGGCCGAGAATCTGCCGAAAGCCGGGATCACCAACGTGGTGGCGGAGCGGGAACGGCGCAACGCGACACGGGTCGGTTTTCAGGGTTATCCGGCGCTGGTGGACAGACAGTTCTACCGGATTTACCTGATCGGTGATTACGGTTTTATCGTGATGAAGGAACCGACCCCGAGCAAAACACTGCGTTGGTGA
- a CDS encoding FMN-binding glutamate synthase family protein — translation MSLSLLSRYAFFAVCVIFTLASLPFLDYDWLWSITTVTAVLSLIGLFDLLQSPHAVRRNYPILGNIRYLVEGIRPEIRQYLLESDSDALPFSRAQRSLVYSRAKNETADKPFGTLIDVYQSGFEFIGHSMRPAPLSDPSSFRVTVGGPQCTQPYSASVFNISAMSFGSLSANAIRALNQGARLGNFAHDTGEGSISPYHRENGGDLTWELGSGYFGCRTSDGHFDPERFAAQARTPQVRMIEIKMSQGAKPGHGGILPKHKVTREIAETRGILMGEDCVSPSRHTAFSTPIEMMHFIAQLRELSGGKPVGFKFCLGHPWEFMGIAKAMLETGILPDFIVVDGKEGGTGAAPVEFTDHIGVPMREGLLFVHNTLVGLNLRDKIKLGASGKIVSAFDIASVLAIGADWANSARGFMFAIGCIQSQSCHTNKCPTGVATQDTLRQRALVVPDKAQRVFNFHRNTLKALAEMLAAAGLEHPSQLSAKHLVRRMSATEIKLFSQLHVFLKPGELLTGEVNGEFYSRMWQMARADSFEPHDIAAA, via the coding sequence ATGAGCCTGTCACTCCTGAGCCGCTACGCCTTCTTTGCCGTCTGCGTGATCTTCACCCTCGCCAGCCTGCCTTTTCTTGACTATGACTGGCTCTGGTCGATCACCACCGTCACCGCTGTCCTCAGCCTGATCGGCCTGTTCGATCTGCTGCAAAGCCCACACGCGGTGCGCCGCAATTACCCGATTCTCGGCAATATCCGCTACCTGGTGGAAGGCATCCGCCCGGAAATCCGCCAGTACCTGCTCGAATCCGACAGCGACGCCCTGCCCTTCTCCCGGGCCCAGCGCTCGCTGGTCTATTCCCGGGCCAAGAATGAAACCGCCGACAAACCCTTCGGCACGCTGATTGACGTGTACCAGTCGGGTTTCGAATTCATCGGCCACTCCATGCGTCCGGCGCCGTTGAGCGACCCGAGCAGTTTCCGGGTGACGGTCGGCGGCCCACAGTGCACCCAGCCCTATTCGGCGTCGGTGTTCAATATCTCGGCCATGAGTTTCGGCTCCCTCAGCGCCAACGCCATCCGCGCGTTGAACCAGGGTGCCAGGCTCGGCAACTTCGCCCATGACACCGGCGAAGGCAGCATCAGCCCCTATCACCGGGAAAACGGTGGCGACCTGACCTGGGAACTGGGCAGCGGCTACTTCGGCTGCCGCACCAGCGACGGCCATTTCGACCCGGAACGCTTTGCGGCACAAGCCCGGACGCCACAGGTGCGGATGATCGAAATCAAGATGAGCCAGGGCGCCAAGCCCGGCCACGGCGGCATCCTGCCCAAGCACAAGGTCACCCGGGAAATCGCCGAAACCCGCGGCATCCTGATGGGCGAGGACTGCGTGTCACCGTCGCGCCACACTGCGTTTTCCACGCCGATCGAAATGATGCATTTCATCGCACAACTGCGTGAGCTGTCCGGCGGTAAACCGGTGGGCTTCAAGTTCTGCCTCGGCCATCCGTGGGAGTTCATGGGCATTGCCAAGGCCATGCTGGAAACGGGCATCCTCCCGGACTTCATCGTGGTGGACGGCAAGGAAGGCGGCACCGGCGCCGCGCCCGTGGAATTCACCGACCACATCGGCGTGCCGATGCGCGAAGGCCTGCTGTTCGTGCACAACACCCTGGTGGGCTTGAACCTGCGGGACAAGATCAAGCTCGGCGCCAGCGGCAAGATCGTCAGCGCCTTCGACATCGCCAGCGTGCTGGCCATCGGTGCCGACTGGGCCAACTCCGCGCGCGGCTTCATGTTCGCCATCGGCTGCATCCAGTCGCAGAGCTGCCACACCAACAAATGCCCGACCGGCGTCGCCACCCAGGACACCCTGCGCCAGCGCGCGCTGGTGGTGCCGGACAAGGCCCAGCGCGTGTTCAATTTCCACCGCAACACCCTCAAGGCCCTGGCGGAAATGCTCGCCGCCGCCGGCCTCGAACATCCGTCGCAACTGTCGGCCAAGCACCTGGTGCGACGCATGTCGGCAACCGAGATCAAGCTGTTCTCGCAGCTGCACGTATTCCTCAAACCGGGGGAGTTGCTGACCGGCGAAGTGAACGGCGAGTTCTACTCGCGGATGTGGCAGATGGCCCGGGCCGACAGTTTCGAGCCCCATGACATAGCGGCGGCATGA
- a CDS encoding LuxR C-terminal-related transcriptional regulator: protein MTLSLDDIAWHRSVGQLIDALDKPNFWTQLVRLLDQYVPFDSWVALLFSADQRPQVFAECPGEDGSPDQLFQDYLRGLYLLDPFYIACREQSRTGLYRLSEVAPEHFELTEYYQRYFRLNVVADEIQFNCQLEGDRTLCLSLGSTQRFSGQQIALLSLIQPWVLGLLRQRLPYEINEVVALVPAPPQADWRVQLEASVQQLKGAQLTARELDVGRLMLSGCSSKEIARKLEISVETVKVHKKHMYSKLGIKSQSELFSIFLQAQNA, encoded by the coding sequence ATGACACTCTCGTTGGACGACATCGCCTGGCACCGCTCGGTGGGGCAACTGATCGACGCCCTGGACAAGCCCAATTTCTGGACCCAGCTTGTACGCCTGCTGGACCAGTACGTGCCCTTCGACAGCTGGGTGGCGCTGCTTTTCAGTGCCGATCAGCGCCCCCAGGTGTTCGCCGAATGCCCCGGCGAAGACGGCAGCCCTGACCAGTTGTTCCAGGATTACCTGCGCGGCCTGTACCTGCTCGACCCCTTCTACATCGCCTGCCGCGAGCAGTCGCGCACCGGGCTGTATCGCCTGTCGGAAGTGGCCCCGGAGCACTTCGAGCTGACCGAGTATTACCAGCGCTACTTTCGTCTGAATGTGGTGGCCGACGAAATCCAGTTCAATTGCCAGCTCGAAGGCGACCGCACGCTGTGCCTTTCACTGGGCAGTACCCAGCGCTTCAGCGGCCAGCAGATCGCCTTGCTGTCGTTGATCCAGCCGTGGGTGCTCGGCCTGTTGCGCCAGCGTCTACCCTATGAAATCAACGAAGTCGTGGCCCTGGTCCCCGCACCGCCGCAAGCTGATTGGCGGGTACAACTGGAGGCCTCGGTGCAGCAGCTCAAAGGCGCGCAGTTGACGGCTCGGGAGCTGGATGTCGGGCGTTTGATGCTCAGCGGTTGCTCCAGTAAAGAAATCGCCCGTAAGCTGGAAATCTCGGTCGAAACCGTGAAAGTCCACAAGAAACACATGTACAGCAAGCTGGGGATCAAATCCCAGTCCGAGCTGTTTTCGATTTTTCTCCAGGCACAAAATGCCTGA
- a CDS encoding carbon-nitrogen hydrolase family protein, protein MKVELAQLAGRDNDTAYNLERTLAAMAACAADTQLILFPEGHLMGFPSAESVAEVAEALDGPSVSAVIAAARERNIAVAIGMAENDNGRFYNTTLLITPEGIALKYRKTHLWASDRGVYEAGDRYATCLWNGVRVGLLICYDIEFPESARALAQLGAELFIVTNGNMDPYGPTHRTAIMARAQENQAFALMVNRVEEGDGGLLFAGGSALVDPLGTLLFEAGREEGQFAVELDLNLLKAARQDYRYLDDQRLRLPGEVIEQAGGLRELLIPSN, encoded by the coding sequence ATGAAGGTCGAACTCGCCCAATTGGCAGGCCGTGATAACGACACGGCTTACAACCTCGAACGCACCCTGGCGGCGATGGCTGCGTGCGCAGCCGATACGCAGCTGATCCTGTTCCCCGAAGGCCACTTGATGGGTTTCCCTTCGGCCGAGTCCGTGGCCGAGGTGGCCGAGGCGCTGGACGGCCCGTCCGTCAGCGCGGTAATCGCCGCCGCCCGCGAGCGCAATATTGCCGTGGCCATTGGCATGGCCGAGAACGATAACGGCCGTTTCTACAACACCACGCTGCTGATCACTCCTGAAGGCATCGCGCTGAAATACCGCAAGACTCACTTGTGGGCCTCGGATCGCGGTGTCTACGAGGCGGGCGATCGCTACGCCACCTGCCTGTGGAACGGCGTGCGCGTGGGCCTGCTGATTTGCTACGACATCGAATTCCCCGAAAGCGCCCGCGCCCTGGCGCAACTGGGGGCCGAGCTGTTTATCGTCACCAACGGCAACATGGACCCCTACGGCCCGACCCACCGCACCGCGATCATGGCCCGCGCCCAGGAAAACCAGGCGTTTGCGCTGATGGTCAACCGGGTGGAAGAGGGTGACGGTGGATTGCTGTTTGCCGGCGGCAGCGCATTGGTCGATCCGCTGGGCACCTTGTTGTTCGAAGCCGGACGCGAGGAAGGGCAGTTTGCGGTCGAACTGGACCTGAACCTGCTGAAGGCGGCGCGCCAGGATTATCGCTATCTGGATGATCAGCGGCTGAGGTTGCCGGGGGAGGTGATTGAGCAGGCGGGGGGGCTGCGGGAGCTGCTGATTCCTTCGAACTGA
- a CDS encoding APC family permease — protein MARLQRTLSLGSVVLFGIAYMTPIIVLGTFGILAQSTAGMVPAAYLAALVAMFFTAMSYGRMAAAFPVAGSAYSYVRKAISPKLGFIAGWAVLLDYLFLPMAIWLIGAAYLNSAFPAVPQWVWVLAFIGITSAINIVGLKLANGINALLMLVQFLVLIAFVALCVHYVGGDASTPLWSIKPFFNGDMQMPLIMSGAAIACYSFLGFDAVSTLTEETRDPRRTIPRAIMLITLIGGLIFVGVSYFVQIAHPSFQFDSVDSAAYEIARNIGGDLFVSIFLIGLIVGQFASGLSAQASGSRLLYAMGRDGVLPKSFFGTLHERFGTPINSILLCAVVALLALKLDVTTSTSFINFGAFLAFSLVNLSVIFHYWIGGEKKGPREFVLFLLFPFIGLVADLWLMVSLDHLAIYLGLSWLAIGVVYLAVLTGGFRRQPPEMDFQEAA, from the coding sequence ATGGCTCGTTTGCAACGCACCCTGTCACTGGGGTCGGTGGTGCTGTTTGGCATCGCCTACATGACGCCGATCATTGTGCTCGGCACTTTTGGCATCCTCGCTCAATCCACCGCCGGCATGGTGCCGGCCGCGTACCTCGCGGCGCTGGTGGCGATGTTCTTCACCGCCATGAGCTACGGGCGCATGGCCGCGGCGTTCCCGGTGGCCGGCTCGGCCTACAGCTATGTGCGCAAGGCCATCAGCCCGAAACTCGGGTTCATCGCCGGTTGGGCGGTGCTGCTCGATTACCTGTTCCTGCCCATGGCGATCTGGCTGATCGGCGCGGCCTACCTCAACTCCGCATTCCCGGCGGTGCCGCAGTGGGTCTGGGTACTGGCGTTCATCGGCATCACCAGCGCGATCAACATCGTCGGCCTGAAACTGGCCAACGGTATCAACGCCTTGCTGATGCTGGTGCAGTTCCTGGTGCTGATCGCCTTCGTCGCGCTGTGCGTGCATTACGTCGGTGGCGATGCGAGCACGCCGTTGTGGTCGATCAAGCCATTCTTCAATGGCGACATGCAGATGCCGCTGATCATGAGCGGCGCGGCCATCGCCTGTTACTCGTTCCTGGGCTTCGACGCGGTCAGCACCCTGACCGAAGAAACCCGTGATCCACGCCGCACCATTCCCCGGGCGATCATGCTGATCACCCTGATCGGCGGGCTGATTTTCGTCGGCGTGTCGTACTTCGTGCAGATTGCCCATCCGTCGTTCCAGTTCGACAGCGTCGACTCGGCGGCCTATGAAATTGCCCGCAACATCGGTGGCGACCTGTTCGTCTCGATCTTCCTGATCGGCCTGATCGTCGGCCAGTTCGCCTCGGGCCTGTCGGCCCAGGCCAGCGGTTCGCGGCTGCTGTACGCCATGGGCCGCGACGGCGTGCTGCCGAAGTCGTTTTTCGGCACCTTGCACGAACGCTTCGGCACGCCGATCAACAGCATCCTGCTGTGCGCGGTGGTGGCGTTGCTGGCGCTGAAACTGGACGTCACCACCTCGACCTCGTTCATCAATTTCGGCGCGTTCCTGGCGTTCAGCCTGGTCAACCTGTCGGTGATCTTCCATTACTGGATCGGTGGCGAGAAAAAAGGCCCGCGCGAATTCGTACTGTTCCTGCTGTTCCCGTTCATCGGTCTGGTGGCGGATCTGTGGCTGATGGTCAGCCTCGATCACCTGGCGATTTACCTGGGCCTGAGCTGGCTGGCGATTGGCGTGGTGTACCTGGCGGTGTTGACCGGCGGTTTCCGTCGACAGCCGCCGGAGATGGATTTCCAGGAAGCTGCATAA
- a CDS encoding NUDIX domain-containing protein, with the protein MSTYSMQASGTIRIAAALLIGPDGRTLLVRKRGTTAFMQPGGKIEPHELPVHALARELEEELGLDIDPVQAVYLGHFSAPAANEPGFVVHAEIFQLHIDVDVTPAAEIEEVIWIDPSSDGGISLAPLTRDLILPFYRASLIAIA; encoded by the coding sequence ATGTCGACGTACTCCATGCAAGCCTCCGGGACTATCCGCATTGCCGCTGCCTTATTGATCGGCCCTGACGGCCGCACGTTGCTGGTGCGCAAGCGCGGCACCACGGCGTTCATGCAGCCGGGTGGCAAGATCGAGCCCCACGAATTGCCGGTTCATGCGCTGGCCCGGGAGCTGGAAGAAGAGCTGGGTCTGGACATCGACCCGGTGCAGGCCGTTTACCTCGGTCACTTCTCGGCACCGGCCGCCAACGAGCCGGGCTTTGTCGTACACGCCGAGATTTTTCAGCTGCACATCGATGTCGACGTGACGCCTGCGGCGGAAATCGAAGAAGTGATCTGGATCGACCCGTCCAGCGATGGCGGTATCAGCCTGGCGCCATTGACACGGGACCTGATCCTGCCGTTTTATCGAGCATCGCTGATCGCGATCGCCTGA
- a CDS encoding LysE family translocator, with translation MIPLQDLLIFAAAALLMVLTPGPNMIYLISRSICQGRKAGVISLLGVVAGFFVHLFAAAAGLTAVFLAVPMAYEVLKWAGALYLLWLAWQAIKPGARSPFEAQQLPPDSSRKLITMGFLTSALNPKIAVFYLSVFPQFITPEHGSVFSQSIILGLTQISVSFCVNLLIAMFAAGIASWFVNNPTWLAMQRYFMGFVLSALALRLMLEQKRMA, from the coding sequence ATGATCCCGCTTCAAGACCTGCTGATTTTTGCCGCTGCCGCGTTGCTGATGGTACTGACGCCTGGGCCGAACATGATCTACCTGATCTCCCGTTCGATCTGCCAGGGTCGCAAGGCCGGGGTGATCTCGTTGCTTGGGGTGGTTGCTGGATTCTTCGTGCACTTGTTTGCCGCGGCCGCCGGTTTGACCGCGGTGTTCCTGGCGGTGCCAATGGCCTATGAGGTGTTGAAGTGGGCCGGTGCGCTGTACCTGTTGTGGCTGGCCTGGCAGGCGATCAAACCCGGTGCGCGCTCACCGTTCGAGGCGCAGCAGTTGCCCCCGGATTCGTCGCGCAAGCTGATCACCATGGGCTTTCTGACCAGTGCCTTGAACCCGAAAATCGCGGTGTTCTATCTGTCGGTGTTTCCGCAGTTCATCACGCCGGAGCACGGTTCGGTGTTCAGCCAGAGCATCATCCTCGGCCTGACCCAGATCAGCGTCAGTTTCTGCGTCAACCTGCTGATCGCCATGTTTGCCGCGGGCATCGCCTCGTGGTTCGTCAACAATCCGACCTGGCTGGCGATGCAGCGCTATTTCATGGGCTTCGTGTTGTCGGCGCTGGCGCTGCGGCTGATGCTTGAGCAAAAACGGATGGCTTGA
- a CDS encoding GNAT family N-acetyltransferase — protein MWIERLDASHALDYRALMLEAYDLHPQAFTSSVRERAVMPLSWWESRLTGKLDVVLGAFEEGRLAGIVGLAFEPREKARHKVTLFGMYVTAKVRQRGLGYQLVQAALAEAQTHAGLRLIQLTVTAGNDAAFNLYQRCGFIQFGLERMAVRVEEDYFDKIHMWREL, from the coding sequence ATGTGGATCGAACGACTGGATGCCAGCCATGCCCTGGACTACCGGGCGCTGATGCTCGAAGCCTACGACCTGCACCCGCAGGCCTTCACCTCGAGCGTGCGTGAGCGGGCGGTGATGCCGCTGAGCTGGTGGGAGTCGCGCCTGACCGGCAAGCTGGACGTGGTGCTCGGGGCGTTCGAAGAAGGTCGGTTGGCCGGCATCGTCGGCCTTGCGTTCGAGCCTCGGGAAAAGGCCCGGCACAAGGTGACGCTGTTTGGCATGTACGTGACCGCCAAGGTCCGCCAGCGCGGGCTCGGTTATCAACTGGTTCAGGCGGCATTGGCCGAGGCGCAGACCCACGCGGGTTTGCGCCTGATCCAGTTGACCGTCACCGCCGGCAACGATGCCGCATTCAACCTCTACCAACGCTGCGGTTTCATCCAGTTCGGACTGGAACGGATGGCCGTGCGGGTGGAAGAGGATTACTTCGACAAGATCCATATGTGGCGCGAGCTCTAA
- the metR gene encoding transcriptional regulator MetR: protein MLEIRHLKTLHALREADSLVDAADRLHLTQSALSHQFKELEERMGMPLFVRKTKPVRFTSAGLRLLQLADATLPLLRAAERDISRLAGGTAGRLHMAIECHSCFQWLMPTIDQFRDAWPEVELDLASGFSFAPLPALARGDLDLVVTSDPVDLAGITYVPLFTYEAMLAVANQHRLASKAYIVPEDLLPETLITYPVERDRLDIFTRFLEPADIEPAQVRTSELTVMMMQLVASGRGVCGMPHWALHEYSSRGYVKAKRLGEKGLFATLYAAIRADMLDAPYMRDFLLTAKDTSFSTLDGVSAVR, encoded by the coding sequence GTGCTTGAAATCCGTCACCTCAAGACCCTGCACGCCTTGCGCGAAGCCGACAGCCTGGTGGATGCGGCCGATCGCCTGCACCTGACCCAATCGGCCCTTTCCCATCAGTTCAAGGAACTGGAGGAGCGTATGGGCATGCCGCTGTTCGTGCGCAAGACCAAACCGGTGCGCTTCACCAGCGCCGGTTTGCGCCTGCTGCAACTGGCCGACGCCACCCTGCCGCTGCTGCGCGCCGCCGAGCGCGACATCAGTCGCCTGGCCGGTGGCACCGCCGGTCGTCTGCACATGGCCATCGAATGCCACAGTTGCTTCCAGTGGCTGATGCCGACCATCGACCAGTTCCGCGACGCCTGGCCGGAAGTCGAACTGGACCTGGCCTCGGGGTTCTCCTTCGCCCCGCTACCGGCCCTGGCCCGTGGCGACCTGGACCTGGTGGTGACCTCCGATCCGGTGGACCTGGCCGGGATCACCTATGTACCGCTGTTCACTTATGAAGCGATGCTCGCGGTGGCCAACCAGCACCGCCTGGCCAGCAAGGCCTATATCGTCCCCGAAGACTTGCTCCCGGAAACCTTGATCACCTACCCGGTGGAACGGGACCGGCTGGACATCTTCACCCGCTTCCTCGAACCCGCCGACATCGAACCGGCCCAGGTCCGCACCTCGGAACTGACGGTGATGATGATGCAACTGGTGGCCAGCGGTCGCGGCGTGTGCGGCATGCCCCATTGGGCACTGCATGAATACAGTTCGCGAGGCTATGTGAAAGCCAAGCGGCTGGGTGAGAAAGGCTTGTTCGCCACGCTGTATGCGGCGATCCGCGCCGACATGCTCGATGCGCCGTACATGCGTGACTTCTTGCTGACGGCCAAGGACACGTCGTTTTCGACGCTGGATGGTGTTAGCGCTGTTCGATAG